The Streptomyces venezuelae genomic interval GGCCTCTCGCGTTTCCCGGTCTACCGCGACCGCATCGACGAGATCGTCGGCATGGTCCACCTCAAGGACGCGCTCGCCGTCACCCCGCACGCCCGGCTGCGCACCCCCGTCGGCCGGATCGCGGTCCCGCCGCTCCTCGTCCCCGAGACGCTGCCCGCCCAGGCCCTCCTGGAGCGGCTGCGCAGGGAGCAGCCGATCGCCGTCGTCGTCGACGAGTACGGCGGTACGGCGGGTGTCGTCACCCTGGAGGACATCGTCGAGGAGCTCGTCGGAGAGGTGCGCGACGAGCACGACACCCTCGCCGACGGCCGCCCCGAGCTGGCCGCCGCCCCCGCCGAGGAGGGCCACCCCGCGTGGGAGGCCGACGGCTCCTGCCGGGTCCACACCCTGCGCCGGATAGGCCTCGACGTGCCCGACGGGCCGTACGAGACCGTGGCCGGGCTCGTCGCCGACCTCCTCGGGCGCATCCCCGCCCCCGGCGACCGCGCCGAGCTCCCCGGCTGGCGGCTCTCGGTGCGCCAGGTCGACCGCTACCGGGCCGGGCGCGTCCGGCTCGTGCGCACCGGCCGGGACCCGGAGCCGGGTCACGCCTCGGGTCCGGCCCGTGAGCCTGGCCACCGGTCGGCCGCGGTCCCGGTCCCGGAGCCGTACGCCGATCCGCTCGCGGCGGACACCGGCGGCCCGCTCGTCGCGGAGGGCGTCCGATGAGCATGCTCCAGCTGCTGTTCGCCCTCGTCCTGGTGCTGGCCAACGGCTTCTTCGTCGGAGCCGAGTTCGCGCTCGTCTCCGTCCGCCGCAGCCAGATCGAGCCGCTCGCCGGCGCCCGTGCCCAGCAGGTCCTGCACGGTCTGGAGAACCTGCCGCAGATGATGGCGGCGGCGCAGTTCGGCATCACCGTCTGCTCGCTGACCCTCGGTGCCGTCGCCGAACCGACCGTGGCCCGGCTCCTCGAACCGGTCTTCCACACGATCGGGGTCCCCGAGGGCCTGATCCACCCGCTCGGCTACGTCATCGCCCTCGCCGCGGTCGTCTTCCTCCACCTCGTCATCGGCGAGATGGTCCCGAAGAACCTGGCGATGGCGGCGCCCGAGCGGACCGCGCTCTGGCTCGCCCCGGCGCTGGTCGGCTTCGCCCGGCTCTGCCGGCCGGTGACGGTCGCGCTGGGTGCCTGCGCCCGGCTCGTTTTGCGGGGGTTCAAGGTCGAGCCGAAGGACGAGGTGGAGGCGGTCTTCACCCGGACGCAGCTCGGCCGGCTCGTCGAGGACGCCGGCCAGGCCGGGCTGCTCGACCCGGCCGAGCAGGAGCGCCTGGAGGACGCCCTCGAACTGGGCAGCCGCCCGGTGACGGACGTCCTCATCGCCCAGGGCTCCCTGGTGACGGTCCCGCCGTCCGTCACTCCGCGCGAGATCGAGGAGCTGACCGTACGGACCGGCTACTCGCGCTTCCCGGTCCGCGCCGAGGCGCGCGGCACCTTCATGGGCTTCGTGCACGTGAAGGACGTCCTCGACCTGGAGGACCGGGAGCGGGCCGTACCGCACCAGCTGTGGCGGCCGATGGCGACGCTCCGCGCCGAGCTGCCGCTCGACGACGCCCTCACCGTGATGCGCCGCGCCGCCACCCATCTGGCGCAGGTCGCGGACGGCTCGGGCCGGGTCCTCGGCCTGGTCGCCCTGGAGGACGTCCTGGAGATGCTGGTGGGCGAGGTCCGGGACCCGGCCCACCGGCTGCCCGTCGGTTAGTACCCCGGAGGTTCCTGCTGCGGGCCGCGGTCGACCGGACCGCGGCCCGACAGGACCTCGCCGTACGCCTGCATCAGGTCGGCGAGCCGGAGGGTCGCGAGGTCGTCCCGGGTCGGCGTGCCCGGGTAGCCGGAGAGCCGCAGGTCACGGTAGGCGCAGGACTTCTCGTACAGGGTGCGCAGGAAGCGGCCGTTGCCCAGCTCGTCGATCCAGCCCTGCTCGACGACGTGTCCGCCGATCGAGCGGAGCTCCTCCCGGGCCTCGTCGTCCCAGCCGTCGCCGTTGGCCGCCGCCAGGACCTCGCCGATCGCGGTGAGTTCGAGCGGCCGGTAGGAGGGGAAGTCGACCCGCGTGGTGAAGCGGGAGGACAGGCCGGGGTTGGTGCTGAGCAGTCGGTCCATGCCCTCGGGGTAGCCGGCGAGGATGACCACCAGATGGTCGCGGTTGTCCTCGGCCCGCTTCAGGAGGACCTGGAGGGCCTCGTCGCCGTAGGCGTCGCCCTTGCTGTAGCCCGTGTTGGAGAGCGCGTACGCCTCGTCGACGAAGAGCACCCCACCGAGCGCCGAGTCGATGAGCTCGTTGGCCTTGACCGCCGTCTGGCCGAGGAACTCACCGACCAGGTCGGCCCGTTGAGCCTCCACGAGGTGGTCGCCGCCGAGCAGCCCGAGGGCGTAGAAGACCCGGCCCAGGATCCGGGCGACCGTGGTCTTCCCCGTGCCGGACGGGCCGGAGAAGACGAAGTGGCGCTTCGGCGGCTGGACGGGGAGCCCCTGGTCGGCGCGCAGCCGCGCCATCTCCAGCTGCGCGGAGAGCGCCTTGACCTGCCGCTTCACCGGGTCGAGCCCGACCATGCCCTCCAGCTCGGCGAGCGCCTCCGCGAGCAGGACGGGGTCGGTGGGTCCGGCGGGGAAGCGCGGCGGCCCCGGCTGCCCGGGCAGCGGCGCCTTGTGCCGCACGGTCTCGGGCGGGGTGACGGGAACGATCGGCGGTACGGGTTCGGGCGCGAGCCGCAGCCCGTCGCCCAGCACCCCGGCTTCGGGGTCCGGGCCGGGCGCGGTGTCCACGGTCTCCTGGCCGAGACCGCCGCCGGCGGTGCCGAGGGCGACCGTCGCGAGGCCGGACGGGTCGTCCACGCCGTCGTACCCCTCGAAGCCGTCGTACTCGGCGATGGCCGCGAGACGGGCGGCCGTGTCCATGAACGCCGGGTCGATCCGGTGCACGGCCCGGTAGAGGGGCAGCGCCGCGGCGCTGCGCCCGGTGCCCTCGTGGGCGCGGGCGAGCCAGTAGCGGAGCTCCTTGCGCTGCGGCTGCTCGCTGCGGCAGCGCATCAGCGAGGCCGAGAGCAGCGGCTCGGCCTGCCCGTACATCTCGAGCCGGACCCGGGCCATGCCGCCGAAGAGGCCCGCCTCGATGCCGAGCAGCGGGTCGTCGACGAGCGTCTCCGTGTGGCGGACGAGCTGGTCCCAGTCCTTGACGAGATAGGCGCGGCAGGCGTGCAGGAAGCGGACCTGCGCGTCGGTGTCGACCGGGGGCAGCCCGGCGAGGGCCCGGTCCAGCTCCGGCACGTGGCGACCGTCGAGCCAGTGGGAGGCGTGGGCGAGCAGCAGGTCGCGCGGGCTCTCCAGGACGGGCTGGACCCACCAGCCCAGCCAGTACCAGGAGTTCAGCGTGCGGCGGTGCCGGGTGCGCTGCTCGCCGAAGCGCTCCCGGTTGCGGTACATGCGCAGCAGCGCGGTCGTGGTGTCCACCCGGAGCGCGTGCAGCCCGAGCCAGGCGTCCGCCATCCCGGGGTCGATCCGTACCGCCGTCCGGAACTCGTCCTCCGCCTGCGGATAGGCGCCCATCGTGTAGGCGTCGACTCCGCGCAGCCAGGCGAGCTCGGCGGGGGCAAGCGAGCCCTGCGTGCCGATGTCCATCGGGTCCCCCACAACCGTCTTCGCATGGACGGGATTTGACCGCACCTGGGGGCATCGTACCTGCGCAGGGGGTGTGCGCTTAAGGAGAAGCGCATGATCCGGAAGCAGTGACCCTGGGTGAGCGCCGGGGGGTGCGAGGGGGCTTCCGAGAGGGTGATCCGGGCAGAACGAAGCCCCCGATCACGGGGGAACAACCGGGGGCTTCGTGTCCGAGGCGGCTCCGAAAAGCCGCACATTGAGAACGTAAGACCTGTAAGCCCCCGGGGTCAAGCGGTGTTGAAGCACTTGCGGAAGCGGACTTTCGGCCCCTCAATTCGCGGACATGGAGCCGTCACGGTACGTGATGATCTGGTCCTGGCCCGCTGTCGCAGAGGGCCCGGGAAGCCAGTCGTATCCCTCTCGACGCTCCCGTACCAGGGTGTCGGCGAACGGCCGGGAGGGGTCCTCGGCGAAGTGGCGAGTCTCCGCCAGAGTCCAGCCGTCCCAGAAAGCGGTCTGCTCCGGGCCGTCCCGGTGCCGCCCCCGGATCCAGGACTCCTCGGGCTCTCGCTCCATCCACAGCAGCCACGCCAGGAACGGCCGCACCACCGCCCGCCCGGCGCCGACGCCCTCGACGAGGACGACCGGGGCCGGCGGCAGCGCGCGGGGCTCGCCGAAGGTCCGGCCGGTCCAGTCGTACGGCCGGTACTGCGCGGTCTCGCCCCGGGAGAGCGGCTCCAGGACCTGCCGCCGTAGCCGGCCGGTCCATGCGAAGAGCTCCTCGTGGGTGGCGAGGTCGTCGAGGTGGAGGACGGGGGCGCCGCCGAGTGCGGTGGAGAGGCGGGCCGCGAGGGTGGACTTCCCGGAGCCGGCGTGGCCGTCGACCGCGACCAGCCGGACCGGTCCGCAGGAGGGCGGGAGCCGGAGCAGGGCGTGGGCCGCGCGGTCGAGGTCGTTCATGGGCCCAGGGTAGGGGAGTGGGGGACCGCCGCAGGTCAGGGAGGTGCCGCCGCCAGTGGTCGAGACCAATATTGGTGCGGCGACGCGGGGCGAAGTGCTGGCGGACGCCCCGCGCGAGCCGGGATAGTGAGCCCGCGCAGCAGGTCCGTACGCCCACCGTTCTCGACTCGTTCTCGACTGGGGGTCACCGCCCATGACCAGCTCCACCCCGCGCAGAACCGTCCTCGCCGCGGCTCTCGCGGCCGCCGCGGGAACGGCCGCGGCCACCGCCGCCTCCGCCGTCCCCGCCTCCGCCACCGCT includes:
- a CDS encoding hemolysin family protein, coding for MSMLQLLFALVLVLANGFFVGAEFALVSVRRSQIEPLAGARAQQVLHGLENLPQMMAAAQFGITVCSLTLGAVAEPTVARLLEPVFHTIGVPEGLIHPLGYVIALAAVVFLHLVIGEMVPKNLAMAAPERTALWLAPALVGFARLCRPVTVALGACARLVLRGFKVEPKDEVEAVFTRTQLGRLVEDAGQAGLLDPAEQERLEDALELGSRPVTDVLIAQGSLVTVPPSVTPREIEELTVRTGYSRFPVRAEARGTFMGFVHVKDVLDLEDRERAVPHQLWRPMATLRAELPLDDALTVMRRAATHLAQVADGSGRVLGLVALEDVLEMLVGEVRDPAHRLPVG
- a CDS encoding uridine kinase; amino-acid sequence: MNDLDRAAHALLRLPPSCGPVRLVAVDGHAGSGKSTLAARLSTALGGAPVLHLDDLATHEELFAWTGRLRRQVLEPLSRGETAQYRPYDWTGRTFGEPRALPPAPVVLVEGVGAGRAVVRPFLAWLLWMEREPEESWIRGRHRDGPEQTAFWDGWTLAETRHFAEDPSRPFADTLVRERREGYDWLPGPSATAGQDQIITYRDGSMSAN
- a CDS encoding AAA family ATPase yields the protein MDIGTQGSLAPAELAWLRGVDAYTMGAYPQAEDEFRTAVRIDPGMADAWLGLHALRVDTTTALLRMYRNRERFGEQRTRHRRTLNSWYWLGWWVQPVLESPRDLLLAHASHWLDGRHVPELDRALAGLPPVDTDAQVRFLHACRAYLVKDWDQLVRHTETLVDDPLLGIEAGLFGGMARVRLEMYGQAEPLLSASLMRCRSEQPQRKELRYWLARAHEGTGRSAAALPLYRAVHRIDPAFMDTAARLAAIAEYDGFEGYDGVDDPSGLATVALGTAGGGLGQETVDTAPGPDPEAGVLGDGLRLAPEPVPPIVPVTPPETVRHKAPLPGQPGPPRFPAGPTDPVLLAEALAELEGMVGLDPVKRQVKALSAQLEMARLRADQGLPVQPPKRHFVFSGPSGTGKTTVARILGRVFYALGLLGGDHLVEAQRADLVGEFLGQTAVKANELIDSALGGVLFVDEAYALSNTGYSKGDAYGDEALQVLLKRAEDNRDHLVVILAGYPEGMDRLLSTNPGLSSRFTTRVDFPSYRPLELTAIGEVLAAANGDGWDDEAREELRSIGGHVVEQGWIDELGNGRFLRTLYEKSCAYRDLRLSGYPGTPTRDDLATLRLADLMQAYGEVLSGRGPVDRGPQQEPPGY